A single Cannabis sativa cultivar Pink pepper isolate KNU-18-1 chromosome 7, ASM2916894v1, whole genome shotgun sequence DNA region contains:
- the LOC115696934 gene encoding basic leucine zipper 6 codes for MAQLPPKIPQNWANNSFHPHNQQPYWVDEFLDFTAARRGAHRRSASSDSIAFLESTTTEEFNANSTRNSAALIMMQSSFDKLDDEQLMSMFSDEFSGAGAGAGDGVVCSNPSTSNSDDRDSNNNDEKLSQKLKSEPEEVEEEGCSEGDEHAPPLNSSSNAVSSGDTVFDPKRVKRILANRQSAQRSRVRKLQYISELERSVTTLQSEVSALSPRVAFLDHQRLILNVDNTALKQRIAALAQDNIFKDAHQEALKNEIERLRQVYHHQNIKKMEIHNQQNALSSARPLATTAAAQNSDGSGGGDCSVNGA; via the exons atggcACAATTACCACCAAAAATACCCCAAAATTGGGCCAATAATTCTTTTCATCCTCACAATCAACAACCCTATTGGGTCGACGAGTTTCTTGATTTCACGGCGGCGCGTAGAGGAGCCCACCGCCGGTCAGCCAGCAGCGATTCCATCGCCTTTCTCGAATCGACGACAACCGAAGAATTTAATGCCAATTCTACTCGTAATTCTGCTGCATTGATCATGATGCAAAGCTCCTTCGATAAATTAGATGATGAACAGCTCATGTCAATGTTTTCCGATGAGTTTTCCGGCGCCGGCGCCGGCGCCGGTGACGGAGTAGTTTGTTCTAATCCTTCCACGTCTAATTCTGACGATAGGGatagtaataataatgatgAGAAGTTGTCACAGAAGCTGAAATCTGAACCGGAGGAGGTTGAAGAGGAGGGTTGTAGCGAAGGTGATGAGCACGCGCCGCCGTTGAATTCTTCTTCTAATGCTGTTTCGTCTGGGGATACTGTATTCGACCCCAAAAGGGTAAAAAG aATATTGGCAAATAGACAATCTGCACAAAGGTCCAGAGTTAGAAAGCTACAATACATTTCAGAGCTTGAACGAAGTGTCACAACCTTAcag tCAGAGGTATCAGCATTATCTCCAAGAGTTGCATTTTTGGATCACCAGAGATTAATTCTTAATGTTGATAATACTGCTCTTAAGCAACGAATTGCTGCTTTGGCTCAAGATAACATTTTCAAAGATG ctcATCAAGAGGCATTGAAGAATGAAATTGAGAGACTAAGGCAAGTGTATCATCACCAAAATATAAAGAAGATGGAAATTCATAATCAACAAAACGCGCTATCGTCGGCGAGACCACTCGCCACCACCGCCGCTGCCCAAAACTCAGATGGCAGCGGCGGCGGTGATTGTTCGGTCAACGGTGCATGA